The proteins below are encoded in one region of Macrococcus armenti:
- a CDS encoding alanine/glycine:cation symporter family protein, which yields MIVSNGNDLIWSQFLIGLLLLAGFFFSLSSKFIQLRWLPEMFRVIGEKPETLEDGQKGISSFQAFTISAASRVGTGNIAGVATAIVLGGPGAVFWMWIIAFFGAASAFFEATLAQVYKVKDENGGFRGGPAYYMERGLGQKWLGVTFAILITVTFAFVFNTVQSNTIAESFKTQYNTPAWITGVILAIITAIVIFGGVRWIANVSSTIVPVMAIFYILIVLFVLVMHIGDVIPMIISIIKSAFGMEQAFGGALGFTIMQGIKRGLFSNEAGMGSAPNAAATAAVSHPVKQGLIQSLGVFFDTMIVCTATAIMILLYSGLEFGEKAPQGVAVTQAALNAHVGSFGGFFLTVAVFLFAYSSVIGNYYYGQSNIEYLTTNKVVMFIFRLFVVLMVFFGAVVKVETVWATADLFMGLMAILNITAIIGLAHVVFEVAKDYGEQRKKGLNPVFKTENIKADLSEVDTWGDNPYHLKDK from the coding sequence ATGATAGTTTCAAACGGAAACGATTTAATTTGGTCACAGTTTTTAATTGGATTATTATTACTTGCTGGTTTTTTCTTCAGTTTAAGTTCTAAATTTATCCAGTTACGATGGTTACCAGAAATGTTTAGAGTTATTGGTGAAAAGCCAGAAACTTTAGAAGATGGTCAAAAAGGGATTTCATCATTCCAGGCGTTTACGATTAGTGCAGCAAGTCGTGTCGGTACAGGTAATATTGCCGGGGTTGCCACTGCAATCGTGTTAGGGGGACCTGGTGCAGTATTCTGGATGTGGATTATTGCATTCTTCGGTGCCGCAAGTGCATTTTTTGAAGCAACATTAGCGCAAGTTTATAAAGTTAAAGATGAAAATGGAGGATTCCGTGGGGGTCCTGCTTACTATATGGAACGTGGATTAGGACAAAAGTGGTTAGGTGTTACATTTGCGATCTTAATAACTGTAACTTTTGCATTTGTATTTAATACTGTGCAATCAAACACGATTGCTGAAAGCTTTAAAACGCAATATAATACACCAGCATGGATTACTGGTGTTATTTTAGCGATAATTACTGCAATTGTAATATTCGGTGGAGTTCGCTGGATTGCGAATGTATCTTCTACGATTGTACCTGTTATGGCAATATTTTATATTTTAATTGTTTTATTTGTACTCGTAATGCATATCGGTGATGTTATTCCTATGATCATCAGTATTATTAAAAGTGCTTTCGGTATGGAGCAAGCTTTCGGTGGTGCATTAGGATTTACGATTATGCAGGGGATTAAACGAGGATTATTCTCGAATGAAGCAGGTATGGGTTCTGCGCCGAACGCTGCTGCAACTGCTGCTGTAAGTCACCCTGTAAAACAAGGGTTAATTCAGTCGTTAGGTGTATTTTTCGATACGATGATTGTTTGTACTGCAACTGCGATTATGATTTTATTGTATTCTGGATTAGAATTTGGTGAAAAAGCTCCTCAAGGTGTAGCGGTAACACAGGCAGCATTAAATGCACACGTAGGTAGTTTCGGTGGATTCTTCCTTACAGTAGCTGTATTCTTATTCGCTTATTCATCAGTTATTGGGAACTATTATTATGGTCAGTCTAATATCGAATATTTAACAACGAATAAAGTTGTGATGTTTATCTTCAGATTGTTTGTTGTTCTGATGGTGTTCTTCGGAGCAGTAGTTAAAGTTGAAACAGTTTGGGCAACAGCAGATTTATTTATGGGACTGATGGCAATTTTAAATATAACAGCAATTATTGGGTTAGCACATGTTGTATTTGAAGTTGCTAAAGATTATGGGGAACAACGCAAAAAAGGTTTAAATCCCGTGTTTAAAACAGAAAATATTAAAGCAGATTTATCAGAGGTTGATACGTGGGGAGATAATCCTTATCATTTGAAAGATAAATAA
- a CDS encoding DUF1002 domain-containing protein: MKRISIFLLTTLLLASCLITNRAQAVTQEAWSEAVTVYGAALEQNNTLKDKTSTLLGSSSQDKTTFVYAEDLGKYLNLQSSNDVLKSSIRIKKLSSGSGLTLNINQSAGKITKITEDTYKNALLTAGVTDADVTIAAAEDVTGESALAGVYKAFEAQGEPIDQAKTQVAQEELNSIANINEQNSGVNGYSQEQLNKAIAEAKAEIAKQGGNLNTTEIKNIVIQKIENNGLTNIINENQINIIVNFIENAQNNGIFNGENKDQLINSAKNYVDDIKNSDGFKKATDKAKELGNNITDTLKDESFWDKILNFFQSIIDWIVGLFIFQMIRIISPRINL, encoded by the coding sequence ATGAAGAGAATTTCTATATTTTTATTGACTACATTATTATTAGCTTCATGTCTCATTACGAATCGTGCGCAGGCAGTAACACAGGAAGCATGGTCTGAAGCAGTAACCGTATATGGTGCAGCATTAGAACAGAATAATACATTAAAGGATAAAACGAGCACACTATTAGGTAGTTCATCTCAGGATAAGACAACTTTTGTATATGCTGAAGACTTAGGGAAGTACTTAAATTTACAATCGAGCAATGATGTATTAAAATCAAGCATTCGTATTAAAAAACTGTCATCAGGTAGTGGACTTACTTTAAATATAAACCAATCTGCTGGTAAAATCACTAAAATCACTGAAGATACATACAAAAACGCACTCCTTACAGCTGGTGTAACAGATGCTGACGTTACAATTGCCGCGGCAGAAGATGTTACTGGTGAAAGTGCACTTGCAGGTGTTTATAAGGCATTTGAAGCTCAAGGTGAACCTATCGACCAAGCAAAAACACAAGTTGCTCAGGAAGAATTAAACTCAATTGCAAATATAAATGAGCAAAATTCAGGCGTAAATGGTTATTCTCAGGAACAGCTAAATAAAGCGATTGCTGAAGCAAAAGCAGAAATTGCTAAACAAGGTGGAAACTTAAATACAACTGAAATTAAAAATATAGTCATTCAAAAAATCGAGAACAATGGTCTGACAAATATTATTAACGAAAATCAAATTAATATTATCGTGAATTTTATTGAAAATGCACAAAACAATGGAATATTTAATGGTGAAAATAAAGATCAATTAATTAATAGCGCAAAAAACTATGTTGACGATATTAAAAACTCAGATGGTTTTAAAAAAGCAACGGACAAAGCGAAAGAACTTGGTAACAATATTACTGATACTTTAAAAGACGAAAGCTTCTGGGATAAAATATTAAACTTCTTCCAGTCAATTATCGATTGGATCGTAGGATTATTTATCTTTCAAATGATAAGGATTATCTCCCCACGTATCAACCTCTGA
- the glcT gene encoding glucose PTS transporter transcription antiterminator GlcT, translated as MNYEIIKVLNNNVVIATSNDEETILIGKGIGFSKRNGDLIKDKDLEKIEKVFELKSTSEQERYKTLLSITNEAVIQTVIEVIEFINLKTKGDINDNLLLSLTDHIIFAVKRFKDGIIVANPFLKETESLYKQEFLIAEQVVAMLNERLQVNFPKSEVGFIALHIHSSVNNHSLRDMRLMTEIVQNAIQIIEQDLKIRVDRDSINYSRFLRHITFAVQRVMSNGRMPQQKSLESVLKAQYPLCYNTSVKIVKMMQTYLNKPVYDSELVYLTMHIQAFNTEVDNV; from the coding sequence ATGAATTATGAAATTATAAAAGTATTAAATAATAATGTTGTGATTGCAACTTCAAATGATGAGGAAACAATTTTAATCGGTAAAGGTATTGGGTTCAGTAAGCGCAATGGAGATTTAATAAAAGATAAGGATCTAGAGAAAATTGAAAAAGTTTTTGAGCTTAAATCAACGTCAGAACAGGAACGTTATAAAACATTGTTATCAATTACAAATGAAGCTGTAATTCAGACAGTAATTGAAGTGATTGAATTTATCAATCTTAAAACTAAAGGAGATATAAACGATAATTTACTTTTATCACTGACAGATCATATTATATTCGCAGTAAAGCGGTTTAAAGATGGTATCATCGTTGCAAATCCATTTTTAAAAGAGACAGAAAGTTTATATAAACAGGAATTTCTTATCGCTGAACAAGTTGTAGCAATGCTAAATGAAAGATTACAAGTAAACTTTCCTAAATCTGAAGTGGGTTTTATTGCGCTTCATATTCACTCATCGGTCAATAATCATTCGTTACGTGATATGCGGTTAATGACAGAAATTGTACAGAACGCGATTCAGATTATCGAACAAGATTTAAAGATACGCGTTGACAGAGATTCAATTAATTATTCACGCTTTTTGAGACATATTACATTTGCAGTGCAGCGTGTGATGAGTAATGGGCGAATGCCGCAGCAAAAAAGTTTAGAATCGGTATTGAAAGCGCAATATCCTTTATGTTACAATACGTCTGTAAAGATCGTGAAGATGATGCAGACGTACTTAAACAAACCGGTTTATGATTCGGAATTAGTATATCTTACGATGCATATTCAAGCTTTTAATACTGAAGTCGATAACGTGTAA
- the ptsG gene encoding glucose-specific PTS transporter subunit IIBC — MWKTFFGQLQRIGKALMLPVAILPAAGLLLGIGAALQTDSLVDFFPFLANDVIVKVASMLQAAGGVIFDNLPLLFALGVAVGLAGGDGVAAIAAFVGYLVLNVTMGQIGGITADNVGKSPGFATVLGIPTLQTGVFGGIIIGILASWAYNKFYNISLPPFLGFFAGKRFVPIVTAFSSFILGILMYFIWPAIQSGMNGLSLFLMEENKALAVFFFGMIKRLLIPFGLHHIFHAPFWFEFGNYTNAAGKIVHGDLNIFMAQIQDKATLTAGAFMQGEYPVMMFGLPAAALAIYHTARPEKKKFVGGLMASAALTSFLTGITEPLEFSFLFVAPILFFVHAVLDGLSFLILYLMDLHLGYTFSGGFIDFFTFGILQGRTAWWLVIPVGLVYAAIYYFVFRFCITKFNLKTPGREEEEVQVKVTSTNELPFHVLDAMGGKENIKHLDACITRLRVEVNDKSKVDVAELKALGAAGVLEVGNNMQAIFGPKSDQIKHDMARIISGEITRPEQTTVTDEVETVKPETQVENVVGNANQIFAPITGEVVDLASVPDQVFSQKLMGDGVAIIPSVGEVVAPFDGVVKMDFPTKHAIGLENENGLEVLIHFGLETVGLKGEGFEMLVKPGDTIHKGQPLLKVDLDYIRAHAESDITPIIFTNLNNQMIHDVKFGQVNAGDALLTVK; from the coding sequence ATGTGGAAAACGTTTTTTGGTCAATTACAACGTATTGGTAAAGCATTAATGTTACCAGTAGCGATTTTACCAGCAGCTGGTTTACTGCTTGGTATAGGCGCTGCATTGCAAACTGATTCACTAGTTGATTTTTTCCCTTTCTTAGCAAATGATGTAATTGTGAAAGTTGCTTCTATGCTGCAGGCAGCTGGCGGAGTAATTTTTGATAACTTACCATTACTATTTGCTTTAGGGGTAGCAGTAGGTCTTGCTGGTGGAGATGGTGTTGCGGCAATTGCTGCATTTGTAGGTTATCTAGTGTTAAATGTCACTATGGGGCAAATCGGTGGTATTACAGCTGATAATGTTGGTAAAAGTCCTGGATTTGCAACTGTTTTAGGAATTCCAACGCTTCAAACTGGAGTTTTTGGTGGTATTATTATTGGTATTTTAGCATCTTGGGCCTATAACAAATTTTATAACATCTCTCTTCCACCATTTCTAGGATTTTTTGCTGGTAAGCGCTTTGTACCAATTGTAACGGCATTTAGCTCATTTATTCTTGGTATCTTGATGTACTTTATATGGCCAGCAATCCAAAGTGGTATGAATGGTTTATCATTATTTTTAATGGAAGAGAATAAGGCACTTGCTGTGTTTTTCTTTGGAATGATAAAACGTCTATTAATACCTTTTGGATTACATCACATTTTCCATGCACCGTTTTGGTTTGAATTTGGTAATTATACGAATGCAGCTGGTAAAATAGTTCATGGAGATTTAAATATTTTTATGGCACAGATACAAGATAAAGCTACACTAACTGCTGGAGCATTTATGCAAGGAGAGTACCCGGTAATGATGTTTGGCTTACCGGCAGCAGCATTAGCAATTTATCATACTGCTCGTCCTGAAAAGAAGAAATTTGTTGGCGGTTTAATGGCCTCAGCAGCATTGACTTCATTTTTAACAGGTATTACTGAGCCATTAGAATTCTCATTCTTATTTGTAGCACCAATTTTATTTTTCGTACATGCAGTTTTAGATGGTCTCTCATTCCTAATCTTATATCTTATGGATTTACATCTTGGATATACTTTCTCAGGTGGATTCATTGATTTCTTTACTTTTGGTATATTACAAGGTAGAACGGCTTGGTGGTTAGTTATACCAGTAGGATTAGTTTATGCAGCGATTTACTATTTCGTTTTCAGATTCTGTATTACAAAATTTAATTTAAAAACTCCTGGTCGTGAGGAAGAAGAAGTACAAGTTAAGGTGACATCAACGAATGAACTTCCATTCCATGTTCTAGATGCCATGGGTGGTAAAGAAAACATTAAACATCTAGATGCTTGTATTACACGTTTACGTGTTGAAGTTAATGATAAATCTAAAGTTGATGTAGCTGAGTTAAAGGCTTTAGGTGCTGCTGGTGTGCTTGAAGTGGGTAATAATATGCAGGCGATTTTTGGTCCGAAATCTGATCAGATTAAACACGATATGGCGCGTATTATTTCTGGAGAAATTACACGTCCTGAACAAACGACAGTTACTGACGAAGTTGAAACTGTCAAACCTGAAACTCAAGTAGAAAATGTGGTTGGCAATGCAAATCAAATTTTCGCACCAATTACTGGTGAGGTTGTAGACTTAGCTTCTGTTCCAGACCAAGTATTCAGTCAGAAGTTAATGGGTGATGGTGTTGCGATCATCCCTTCAGTTGGTGAAGTTGTTGCACCATTTGATGGCGTTGTAAAGATGGACTTCCCAACGAAACATGCAATCGGACTTGAAAATGAAAATGGATTAGAAGTATTAATTCACTTCGGTTTAGAAACGGTTGGTTTAAAAGGTGAAGGATTCGAAATGCTTGTTAAACCTGGTGATACGATTCATAAAGGTCAGCCTTTATTAAAAGTAGACTTAGATTATATTCGTGCACATGCTGAAAGTGATATTACACCAATCATTTTCACAAATTTAAACAATCAGATGATTCATGACGTTAAATTTGGTCAAGTGAATGCAGGGGACGCTTTATTAACAGTTAAATAA
- a CDS encoding AI-2E family transporter — protein MSDQNFFQFFGGKKLLFTLTTIILIGIALFVFSLVSFIFEPFFVIFNTVIGPIILAFVLYYLLNPIVNLMERYRIKRLWGIIILIGLIITVFGLLITWLIPIIEFQITSLVQNAPGYLNHLLRDFNQISNDSKFAPYLQHVQEWVNTNLSDLPKKVGEYLGNFSTKLRSVVDTIASVAIVIMTFPFVLFFLLKDGKQFKDYVLKLTPPKFRHDLHEILDKMNVQVGSYIQGQMIVAFCIGVLLFIGYNIIGLEYALILACIAAVTSVVPYLGPMIAISPAIILALVDSPVMLLKLAVVWMAVQFLEGHFISPNIMGKTMQIHPLTIIFVLLCAGNLLGLIGVILGIPLYAILKVLTQYLFNKLKQRYNLYIAKDGERY, from the coding sequence ATGTCTGATCAAAATTTCTTTCAATTTTTTGGAGGAAAAAAATTATTATTTACATTAACAACGATTATCTTAATTGGAATTGCACTATTTGTTTTCAGCCTTGTTTCATTTATTTTCGAGCCTTTTTTCGTTATTTTTAATACAGTAATAGGTCCAATTATATTGGCATTTGTACTATATTACTTATTAAATCCAATAGTAAATTTAATGGAGCGCTATCGTATTAAACGATTATGGGGGATTATTATTTTAATCGGGTTAATCATTACAGTTTTCGGCTTATTAATTACGTGGTTAATTCCAATTATCGAATTTCAGATTACGAGTTTAGTTCAAAATGCACCAGGCTACTTAAACCATTTGCTAAGAGATTTCAATCAAATTTCAAATGACTCTAAGTTTGCACCTTATTTGCAGCATGTACAGGAATGGGTGAATACGAATTTAAGCGATTTACCAAAGAAAGTAGGGGAATATTTAGGTAATTTCTCTACGAAATTAAGATCGGTCGTTGATACGATTGCAAGTGTTGCAATTGTTATTATGACTTTTCCGTTTGTGCTTTTCTTTTTACTTAAAGACGGAAAGCAATTTAAAGATTATGTTTTAAAGTTGACACCACCAAAATTTCGTCATGATTTACATGAAATTCTTGATAAGATGAATGTTCAGGTAGGTTCTTATATTCAAGGCCAGATGATTGTTGCTTTTTGTATCGGTGTGCTTTTATTTATCGGTTATAATATTATCGGTCTGGAGTACGCACTTATTCTTGCATGTATTGCAGCTGTTACAAGCGTTGTACCATATCTTGGACCAATGATAGCGATTAGTCCGGCAATCATTCTTGCACTTGTTGATTCTCCGGTAATGTTATTAAAACTTGCAGTCGTCTGGATGGCTGTACAATTTTTAGAAGGTCACTTTATTTCACCGAATATAATGGGTAAAACAATGCAGATCCATCCGCTTACGATTATATTTGTGCTTCTTTGTGCCGGTAATCTGCTTGGATTAATCGGTGTTATTCTCGGTATTCCTCTCTATGCTATTTTAAAAGTGCTAACTCAGTACTTATTTAATAAATTAAAACAAAGATATAATTTATATATTGCTAAAGACGGTGAACGATATTAA
- the mprF gene encoding bifunctional lysylphosphatidylglycerol flippase/synthetase MprF: protein MNNVLKKYSNLLKFLFMAILLSFVIYRLVGELASIDFNATLAAFKRLGTFELALIILSGLFAVSVLSLYDFVLVKRLNMNISRLKLFNISFISNALNAVLGFGGMIGAGLRLIIYRNHTDDEKSLIKVISLMLLSMISGMSILSFGIILNIFPNTHAFDHFKWYNIGLVLITLYLPLFIAYTVIKPVNHDRLLGIVFTLVSSAEWLAASGVFYLIFKFIHIDVQYSVIVSIFVVAALAGLLSLVPGGFGAFDLMIILGFKSIGIVEEKVLLALLIYRVAYYFVPFLVALVLSTFEFKGVARKQFEERFEDNRYFAPAIETSSLFLSILKDSIVYIPAIALGCLSFITGFIFLMLNGILINDAIFDVQHNLYTFLAALYSAACLLLMINAKGVMHDTRRAHIISIVSSSVLLIILALTYGNWLVYIWLSVLIALLIIGNLNIKMIKRPITLLRGVMTLIFAVSLLSLNSWILKMQLSDLLTQENIDFDGNLMRNFFIFLIIAAIILTGVITYFFNKKYLTCLEMHLTEEERTRIIETYGGNFVSHLNYTGDKSFFTNDEKDAFIMFNTHYDTIFVLGDPVGNRDAFRDLLFNFYEQANYFGYEIIFYQVKPDYLPLYHDFGNIFFKLGEEAVIPLSDFSISGKKKRAFRATVNKFETNGYYFEVVNPPFDAAFIDELKMISDEWLGSRNEMHFSVGNFNTTYLNKAPIGIIRNENEIIGFVSFMPTHYNNSVSVDLIRWKHNDLQMMDGLYLNTMLFAKEQYDYFNMGMAPLSNVGSHKYAFYRERFAGKIFETISHLYSFKGLRNYKEKYNPEWQPRYLVYKKGNSLLTSLLRVSYIINKKTRN, encoded by the coding sequence ATGAATAACGTATTAAAGAAATATAGTAATCTGCTAAAATTCCTATTCATGGCGATATTATTGAGTTTTGTTATTTATCGGTTAGTAGGGGAGTTAGCTTCAATTGATTTTAATGCAACGCTTGCTGCTTTTAAACGATTAGGTACTTTTGAACTTGCGCTCATTATATTATCAGGGTTATTTGCAGTTAGTGTGCTTTCACTATATGACTTCGTTCTAGTCAAAAGGCTGAACATGAATATCAGTCGTCTGAAACTCTTCAATATTAGTTTTATTTCTAATGCTTTAAATGCGGTACTTGGCTTCGGTGGTATGATTGGAGCGGGACTCCGCTTGATTATATATCGCAATCATACAGATGATGAGAAATCATTAATTAAAGTTATTTCTTTAATGCTTTTATCTATGATTTCTGGTATGAGTATTTTAAGTTTTGGCATCATATTAAATATTTTTCCGAATACGCACGCTTTCGATCATTTTAAATGGTACAATATCGGGCTCGTTTTAATTACTTTGTATTTACCTTTATTTATCGCTTATACAGTTATAAAACCTGTAAATCATGATAGATTATTAGGAATTGTTTTTACGCTCGTTTCAAGTGCAGAGTGGCTAGCAGCGAGTGGCGTATTTTATTTGATCTTTAAGTTTATTCATATTGATGTTCAGTATAGTGTGATCGTCAGTATATTTGTAGTTGCGGCTTTAGCAGGATTACTTTCACTTGTACCTGGTGGGTTTGGTGCTTTCGATCTGATGATTATACTTGGTTTTAAAAGTATTGGTATTGTTGAAGAGAAAGTATTGCTTGCTTTATTAATCTATCGTGTTGCGTATTACTTCGTTCCATTTCTTGTCGCATTAGTGTTATCAACTTTCGAGTTTAAGGGAGTGGCAAGGAAGCAATTCGAAGAACGTTTTGAAGACAATCGTTACTTTGCTCCAGCAATAGAAACGAGTTCTTTATTTTTAAGTATTTTAAAAGATTCAATTGTATATATTCCGGCAATTGCTCTAGGTTGCCTGTCCTTTATTACAGGTTTTATATTCCTCATGCTAAATGGCATACTGATTAACGATGCAATTTTTGATGTACAGCATAATCTATATACATTTTTAGCAGCTTTATATTCTGCTGCATGTTTGCTGTTAATGATTAATGCAAAAGGTGTAATGCATGATACACGTCGTGCACACATCATAAGTATTGTATCTTCATCAGTTCTTTTAATCATTCTTGCATTAACATATGGTAACTGGCTTGTGTATATATGGCTTTCTGTATTAATCGCATTATTAATAATCGGTAATTTAAACATTAAAATGATTAAACGACCGATTACATTATTACGTGGCGTCATGACATTAATATTTGCTGTTAGTTTGCTAAGTTTAAATAGCTGGATTCTTAAAATGCAGCTAAGTGACTTACTAACTCAGGAAAATATAGATTTTGATGGCAATCTCATGCGAAACTTCTTTATATTTTTGATTATTGCAGCGATAATTCTTACAGGGGTCATTACTTATTTCTTCAATAAGAAGTATTTAACTTGTCTTGAGATGCATCTTACAGAAGAAGAGAGAACACGTATTATCGAAACGTATGGCGGAAATTTTGTAAGTCACCTTAACTATACAGGCGATAAATCATTTTTTACTAATGATGAAAAAGATGCGTTTATTATGTTTAATACGCATTATGACACGATATTTGTGCTTGGAGATCCTGTTGGTAATCGAGATGCTTTCAGGGACTTATTGTTTAATTTTTATGAACAGGCGAACTATTTCGGTTATGAAATTATTTTCTATCAGGTTAAACCTGACTACTTACCGTTATATCATGATTTTGGAAATATATTTTTCAAGCTTGGTGAGGAAGCAGTTATTCCGCTATCGGATTTTTCGATCAGTGGGAAGAAAAAACGCGCATTCAGAGCGACTGTTAACAAATTTGAAACGAATGGATATTATTTTGAAGTTGTTAATCCACCGTTTGATGCAGCGTTTATTGACGAATTAAAGATGATTTCTGATGAATGGCTCGGCAGTCGCAATGAAATGCATTTTTCAGTCGGAAACTTTAACACAACATATTTAAATAAAGCGCCGATTGGCATTATTAGAAATGAAAATGAAATAATTGGATTCGTATCATTTATGCCTACACACTATAATAATTCTGTATCAGTTGACCTCATTCGATGGAAGCACAATGATTTACAGATGATGGATGGATTATATTTGAATACTATGTTATTTGCTAAAGAACAATATGATTATTTTAATATGGGTATGGCACCACTTTCAAATGTCGGAAGTCATAAATATGCATTTTACAGAGAGCGTTTTGCTGGAAAGATTTTTGAAACGATATCTCATCTTTATAGTTTTAAAGGGTTACGTAACTATAAGGAAAAATATAATCCCGAATGGCAGCCGAGATATTTGGTGTATAAGAAAGGGAATAGTTTATTAACTTCGTTGCTCCGTGTTAGCTATATCATTAATAAAAAGACAAGAAATTAA
- the msrA gene encoding peptide-methionine (S)-S-oxide reductase MsrA, whose protein sequence is MKKKIYLAGGCFWCMVKPFDTYEGVESVISGYMGGIVENPTYEQVKTGETDHLEVVEITYNETQFSTEKILEIFFKIIDPTDNGGQYQDRGSQYRTAIFYTDEDQQSLAMDYLEKIQRHFDKPIVTEVRYATPFYKAEEYHQDFYKKDPERYATEQQIRQKIKDKN, encoded by the coding sequence ATGAAAAAGAAAATATATTTAGCAGGTGGTTGTTTCTGGTGCATGGTAAAACCATTCGATACATATGAGGGTGTTGAATCAGTAATTAGTGGGTATATGGGTGGAATCGTGGAAAACCCAACTTATGAACAAGTAAAAACTGGTGAAACAGACCATTTAGAAGTCGTAGAAATCACATATAACGAAACACAGTTTTCTACTGAGAAGATACTAGAAATATTTTTCAAAATTATAGATCCTACCGACAACGGAGGACAGTATCAGGATAGAGGGAGTCAGTATAGAACAGCAATTTTTTATACAGATGAAGATCAGCAAAGCCTCGCAATGGATTATTTAGAGAAAATCCAACGTCACTTTGATAAACCTATCGTAACAGAAGTAAGATATGCAACACCATTTTATAAAGCTGAAGAATATCATCAGGATTTCTACAAAAAAGACCCTGAACGTTACGCAACAGAACAGCAAATAAGACAAAAAATAAAAGACAAGAATTAA
- a CDS encoding LCP family protein, translating into MSENTAPIRKKKKLKLKKLPFVILGFILLIFLAVIYIKSSYSSGIELAKKHGQKHVNYEFNGVSNKDGKSNILILGQDRMIDGSARTDSIMVAQYDFLNKKVKIISVMRDIYAEIPGYRNYKINTAYTLGGPELLRKTLEKNLGIPIEHYAIIDFKGFEAMVDEIAPSGVPINVEKDMSERIGVSLKKGQHNLNGKELLGYARFRHDEEGDFGRVRRQQQVITALKEEMVSLPVLFKTPKLAGIARGYVNTDLKDSEIFRMGTSFVIRGDKKQNTLTVPIEGSYQQASYPEAGAVLDIDKEKNKKAIQKFLNE; encoded by the coding sequence ATGAGCGAAAATACGGCGCCAATTCGGAAAAAGAAAAAACTTAAGTTGAAAAAATTACCATTCGTTATTTTAGGATTTATATTATTGATTTTTTTAGCAGTCATCTATATTAAATCCAGTTACTCAAGTGGTATTGAACTCGCTAAAAAACATGGTCAAAAACATGTTAACTATGAATTTAATGGCGTTTCAAACAAAGATGGTAAATCTAATATATTAATATTAGGTCAGGACCGTATGATAGATGGATCTGCACGTACTGATTCAATCATGGTAGCACAATATGATTTTCTGAATAAAAAGGTTAAAATCATTTCTGTTATGCGTGACATATATGCTGAAATACCAGGTTACAGAAATTATAAAATTAATACAGCATACACGTTAGGCGGACCGGAATTACTGAGAAAAACACTTGAGAAAAATTTAGGCATACCGATTGAACATTATGCTATTATTGATTTTAAAGGCTTTGAAGCGATGGTTGATGAAATTGCTCCGTCTGGTGTTCCGATTAATGTTGAAAAGGATATGTCAGAAAGAATTGGCGTGTCACTCAAAAAAGGTCAGCATAATTTAAACGGTAAAGAGTTACTAGGATATGCGAGATTCAGACATGATGAAGAAGGGGACTTCGGTCGAGTAAGACGTCAGCAGCAAGTTATTACTGCATTGAAAGAGGAAATGGTGAGCTTACCTGTACTTTTTAAGACACCTAAACTTGCAGGTATTGCAAGGGGTTATGTTAATACTGATTTAAAAGATAGTGAAATATTCAGAATGGGGACAAGTTTTGTAATTCGTGGTGATAAGAAACAAAACACATTAACGGTACCTATTGAGGGAAGTTATCAGCAGGCGAGCTATCCAGAAGCTGGTGCAGTATTAGATATCGATAAAGAAAAGAATAAAAAAGCAATACAGAAGTTCTTAAATGAATAA
- a CDS encoding 2-hydroxymuconate tautomerase, with translation MPFVTVKLVEGRSEEQLKKIIEEVTEVVSRNSGAPKEKVHVFIEELKKDRYAVAGKLISEQ, from the coding sequence ATGCCATTCGTAACAGTTAAATTAGTTGAAGGACGTTCAGAAGAACAATTAAAGAAAATTATCGAGGAAGTAACTGAAGTTGTAAGCCGTAACTCAGGTGCGCCTAAAGAGAAAGTACATGTATTTATTGAAGAGTTAAAAAAGGATCGATACGCAGTAGCAGGAAAACTTATTTCAGAACAATAA